A window of the Synechococcus sp. LTW-R genome harbors these coding sequences:
- a CDS encoding amidohydrolase family protein: protein MIAFGMDRGLEQRLQCLVPRALLDPERTDLPCGDAQGLLPVELRWQGEQLSAIEPCGGSGLPLALTPLVDPHVHLDKAFSWPEFPNYSGRMQAALALNLEEGQSRTAEQALQRGERALERAWRYGLRGLRSHIDSGGPCAEPSWQALLELQQRWAGRIELQLVALAPLSQWLSSEGSALARRVAAAGGLLGGVLGPPFPSSGRDGADLDALLQLAGELGCGIDLHIDESSEAPAAGVQLLVQRLERFHPGVPITCSHASSMGLLKAAQARPLAQRLQRLGVAVVALPTTNFWLLGREQSVSSGFRPLAPLRLLQQEGVAVALGADNVQDPWYPGGDFDPLDLLRLSFRATHTPPWERQGLMPFTTTPARLLGLAWDGVLRVGGPADLLLTSAGSWAEFLAHSPQRRVLRQGRWLPLPDQAHPDVRLANVV, encoded by the coding sequence TCGAGCAGCGGCTGCAGTGTTTGGTGCCGCGGGCCCTGCTGGATCCCGAGCGCACCGATCTCCCCTGCGGCGATGCCCAGGGACTATTACCGGTTGAGTTGCGGTGGCAGGGCGAGCAGCTCAGCGCCATCGAGCCCTGCGGCGGCTCAGGCTTGCCCTTGGCGCTGACGCCATTGGTGGACCCCCATGTCCACCTCGATAAGGCCTTCAGTTGGCCGGAGTTCCCCAACTACAGCGGCCGGATGCAGGCTGCCCTGGCCTTGAATCTCGAGGAAGGGCAAAGCCGTACGGCTGAGCAGGCGCTGCAGCGCGGTGAGCGGGCCCTGGAGCGGGCCTGGCGCTACGGCCTGCGGGGTTTGCGCAGTCATATCGATAGCGGTGGTCCCTGCGCTGAGCCCAGCTGGCAGGCCCTGCTCGAGCTGCAGCAGCGCTGGGCAGGCCGAATTGAGCTCCAACTGGTCGCCCTCGCGCCGCTGTCTCAGTGGCTCTCCAGTGAGGGCTCGGCCTTGGCGCGGCGGGTGGCCGCCGCGGGTGGATTGCTGGGCGGAGTTCTGGGTCCCCCCTTCCCCAGCAGCGGGCGCGATGGGGCGGACCTCGACGCCCTGCTGCAGTTGGCCGGGGAGCTGGGCTGCGGCATTGACCTGCACATCGATGAGTCCTCCGAGGCCCCCGCCGCCGGTGTTCAGCTGTTGGTGCAGAGGCTGGAGCGCTTTCACCCGGGGGTGCCGATCACCTGCAGCCACGCCAGCAGCATGGGGCTGTTGAAGGCCGCCCAGGCCAGGCCTTTGGCCCAGCGGTTGCAGCGCTTGGGGGTGGCGGTGGTGGCTTTGCCCACTACGAATTTCTGGTTGCTGGGCCGTGAGCAGAGCGTCAGCTCGGGTTTCCGTCCCCTGGCCCCCCTGCGCTTGCTGCAACAGGAGGGGGTCGCGGTGGCCCTGGGGGCCGACAACGTCCAGGACCCCTGGTACCCCGGCGGTGATTTCGACCCGCTCGACTTGTTGCGTCTGAGTTTCCGTGCCACCCACACCCCCCCCTGGGAGCGCCAAGGGTTGATGCCATTCACGACGACCCCGGCGCGGCTCTTGGGCTTGGCCTGGGATGGGGTGTTGCGGGTCGGTGGACCGGCGGATCTGCTGTTAACCAGCGCCGGCAGTTGGGCTGAATTCCTGGCCCATTCCCCGCAGCGCCGGGTGTTGCGCCAGGGGCGTTGGCTGCCGCTGCCTGATCAAGCCCATCCCGATGTCCGGCTTGCCAACGTGGTATGA